Proteins co-encoded in one Bacillus infantis NRRL B-14911 genomic window:
- a CDS encoding YveK family protein, protein MEETISLKELFQTLRKRLGLILSIAFVAVATSGLISYFYLTPIYQSSTQLLVNQAKSDQPVYNPGEIQTNLQLINTYNVIIKSPAILDLVKEELDLDITTSQLDSKITVGSQKDSQVLAITVQDPDPNMAADIANTTANVFKREIVEIMNIDNVKILAKAELTDNPAPIKPNKLLNMAIALVVGLMAGVGLAFLLEYMDNTVKTEQDIEKLLDLPVLGTIAIINEETGAMEEKAARKQRGGERDAV, encoded by the coding sequence ATGGAGGAAACAATAAGTTTGAAAGAGCTTTTCCAGACATTAAGGAAGCGTCTGGGTCTCATTTTGTCTATCGCCTTCGTTGCTGTAGCAACGAGCGGTCTCATCAGTTACTTTTATCTCACTCCCATTTACCAGTCTTCAACACAGCTGCTGGTTAACCAGGCCAAGAGCGACCAGCCGGTATATAATCCTGGTGAAATCCAGACCAATCTGCAATTAATCAATACTTATAATGTCATCATAAAGAGTCCTGCCATTCTTGATTTAGTTAAAGAAGAGCTGGATCTTGATATAACGACAAGCCAGCTGGATTCAAAGATTACGGTCGGCAGCCAGAAGGATTCACAGGTGCTCGCAATTACAGTCCAAGACCCTGATCCCAACATGGCAGCTGATATCGCCAACACGACGGCCAATGTCTTCAAGCGTGAAATCGTTGAAATCATGAATATTGATAACGTCAAAATTCTGGCGAAAGCAGAGCTCACTGACAATCCGGCACCTATCAAACCGAACAAATTGCTGAATATGGCTATTGCCCTTGTAGTCGGCTTGATGGCAGGAGTTGGACTTGCCTTCCTATTAGAGTACATGGACAACACGGTAAAAACAGAGCAGGATATCGAGAAGCTCCTGGATTTGCCTGTACTTGGCACGATTGCCATTATTAATGAAGAAACAGGAGCCATGGAAGAGAAAGCAGCACGAAAGCAGCGTGGAGGTGAACGGGATGCTGTTTAA
- a CDS encoding polysaccharide biosynthesis protein: MTFQKRLTFLVALDSLIVLSAIYLSYITLHPTFQIFKYETLMLTSITLLLSHHIFASIYRLYNKAWEYASVGELVSIVKAVSLSIMMTAVVQQLVIQDIYFRALMLAWMLHVLLIGGSRFAWRVYRDRYIKPQVEQSRALIIGAGAAGTMLARQLLKNTDAGIKPVAFIDDDPKKFRLQIHGLSVVGGSKRISKTVETLQIDKIIIAIPSMNKEEMKKIYEQCAGTDAKTVIMPLIEDVMLGNVSVNQFRDVQVEDLLGREPVQLDTESISQKLTGKTIMVTGAGGSIGSEICRQVIKFHPKKIVLVGHGENSIYLIDMELRNLKIENLEIRPVIADIQDRARIFEVMQEHQPDVVYHAAAHKHVPLMEYNPKEAVKNNVIGTKNVAEAADTFEVGTFVLVSSDKAVNPTNVMGSTKRIAEMVIQALDEQSKTKFVAVRFGNVLGSRGSVIPLFKKQIQAGGPVTVTHPDMTRYFMTIPEASRLVMQAGALARGGEIFVLDMGEPVKIVDLAKNLIQLSGYTIEEIGINFSGIRPGEKMFEELLNEKEVHTKAVFPKIHIGKAVLEQEHEVHYLIDRFETMTVQEISEFVINVANRRENKIFSIAK; the protein is encoded by the coding sequence ATGACATTTCAGAAACGCTTAACTTTTCTGGTTGCGTTGGATTCACTTATTGTATTGTCCGCTATTTATCTTAGTTATATTACCCTTCATCCCACGTTTCAGATTTTTAAATACGAAACATTGATGCTGACATCCATTACCCTGCTCTTAAGCCATCATATCTTCGCCAGCATCTACAGGCTCTATAACAAAGCCTGGGAATATGCGAGCGTAGGCGAGCTTGTCAGCATTGTAAAGGCAGTCAGCCTTTCCATTATGATGACAGCCGTTGTTCAGCAGCTTGTCATACAGGACATTTACTTCCGGGCACTTATGCTCGCCTGGATGCTTCACGTTCTCCTGATTGGGGGCTCTCGCTTTGCATGGCGTGTCTACCGCGACCGCTATATCAAGCCGCAGGTTGAACAGTCCAGGGCATTGATCATTGGCGCAGGAGCAGCAGGAACCATGCTTGCCCGCCAGCTGCTGAAAAATACAGACGCTGGAATCAAGCCGGTTGCCTTTATCGATGATGACCCGAAGAAATTCCGTCTCCAAATACACGGGCTTTCGGTAGTCGGAGGTTCTAAGCGCATCAGTAAAACCGTTGAAACTTTGCAAATCGATAAAATCATCATTGCCATTCCTTCCATGAATAAGGAAGAAATGAAGAAAATATATGAACAGTGTGCAGGAACAGATGCCAAAACGGTGATCATGCCGCTGATTGAGGATGTTATGCTTGGAAACGTTTCGGTCAATCAGTTCCGCGATGTCCAGGTTGAGGATCTTCTTGGCAGGGAGCCTGTCCAGCTTGATACAGAAAGCATCTCACAAAAGCTGACAGGCAAGACGATTATGGTGACAGGGGCAGGCGGAAGCATCGGCTCTGAGATCTGTCGCCAGGTGATTAAATTCCATCCGAAGAAAATCGTTCTCGTCGGCCATGGGGAGAACAGCATCTACCTGATCGACATGGAACTCCGTAATCTCAAAATCGAGAATTTGGAAATCCGGCCGGTTATTGCTGATATCCAGGACCGGGCAAGGATCTTTGAAGTGATGCAGGAGCATCAGCCGGATGTGGTCTACCATGCAGCAGCTCATAAGCATGTGCCGCTCATGGAATACAATCCTAAAGAAGCTGTGAAAAACAATGTCATCGGTACGAAGAATGTGGCCGAGGCAGCTGATACATTTGAGGTCGGCACATTTGTGCTTGTGTCTTCCGATAAGGCAGTCAACCCAACCAACGTAATGGGCTCTACCAAGCGGATTGCCGAAATGGTCATCCAGGCGCTGGACGAGCAGAGCAAAACGAAATTCGTCGCCGTCCGCTTCGGCAATGTCCTTGGCAGCCGCGGCAGTGTTATCCCGCTATTCAAAAAGCAGATCCAGGCAGGCGGCCCGGTAACGGTCACCCACCCGGATATGACCCGCTATTTCATGACCATCCCGGAAGCATCCAGACTGGTCATGCAGGCAGGGGCCCTGGCGCGCGGCGGAGAAATCTTCGTCCTCGATATGGGAGAGCCAGTCAAGATCGTCGACCTGGCGAAAAACCTCATCCAGCTGTCAGGCTATACTATAGAAGAAATCGGCATCAACTTCTCAGGAATCCGTCCTGGGGAGAAAATGTTTGAAGAGCTTCTCAATGAAAAAGAAGTGCATACAAAAGCAGTATTTCCGAAAATACATATTGGGAAAGCTGTGCTCGAGCAGGAGCATGAAGTGCATTATTTAATTGATAGATTTGAAACGATGACAGTGCAGGAGATTAGTGAGTTTGTGATTAATGTGGCTAATCGGAGAGAGAATAAGATTTTTTCGATAGCGAAGTGA
- a CDS encoding endonuclease: MNNKFMKKVSLFLIFVLSLNILLPSSVSLAETKKTETFDNLGLTGSSYVDGSFVGVDGITWTYTGARNQDTYGIDGTGIMFRDPGKAVESSSISGGISSISIDLKKAFTSTADRQVEVFINGQSIGKSEAFSDDAVHTFTVNNLNVAGPFTIKVANAATKQVVVDNISWTSNEAGATKTAGVEASVAPGAVAAGTEVALTSATADSTIYYTTDGSAPTTSSSTYTDPITINENTTIKAFASASELEDSEIASFEYTILSAKSIAEVRAMQQGTNVMTTGIVTAVLGSATYIQDETAGIVLYGANLGVNPGDRVQASGELTEYSSLLEINVKPSDVKVLSKEEVPAAAEVKAADFNEDIESTLVTLTDVSVGSFSGGNYTATDADGVTFQIRPSDSSLLAVNTTYDSITGVLSAYNNAFQLIPRNAGDIILDSSKVQAVVANPASGLVNEGDAVTLTTGTEGAAIYYTTDGSNPDENSTVYSGPITISEATTIKAVAVKSGMTDSDVAVFNYAIQKEEIRIHDIQGEGHYSLYQDSNVNNIEGIVTKVVDSRNFYMQDPQPDDNDKTAEGILVYRSNHGLTVGNKVKVSGTVKEYVLDGYAEKAQTDLPVTEISASAIEVTEAEAELPAPVILGVDRQIPTEIIDNDGFAEFDPEEDGIDFWESLEGMLVEVNSPKVVAPQKYGELVVVPGSYETNTDNGGLRITEEDMNPERVTLLIDDESFVAKMGDHFNGSVQGVVSYGFSNYKVLTDKTDLPEFVEADIERETTSLTKEEDKLTIASYNVENFSPAVSADKIERLARAVVENLKRPDIIGLTEVQDNNGETNDGTTDATESFNVLAAKIKELGGPQYSYTDIAPVNNQDGGAPGGNIRVGFLYNAERVSLTEGAPKGTSTQSVGFENGKLTLNPGRIDPTNEAYKSSRKPLAAQFEFKGESVIVVANHFNSKGGDQPLFGKVQPPVLGSEVQRMKIANIVNGFVKDVKAEDPNANIVLLGDFNDFEFSNPLKALKGQELTNMIEQVPAEERYSYSYQGNAQVLDHILVSNNLAAATAVDIVHINSGFMEEHGRASDHDPVLIQTALQPKAEPVYDKVYNLSGFSTKKLTVSAHNSLVNMDASSVIREGIVLKTSVTLKGAGLKTTKVIISPAQSGAIIDLSGAEVQEVVIDNSNVKDIRGAENVQKWTVTDGVDTSNIKFTNVKGEAIASPFHPVENGAPAASAISNQTVQVNKSLTIDLSNYFTDPDGDELTYTSTRGNVFGSTLTFLESEEGTYQVTVKATDGDKEAQLTFQLTVTGEQTEQPVDSYYTAAAGKTGSELKAALHDIIKTHKVLSYSQVWDALKETDEDPNNPNNVILLYSGLSRSKDRNGGNVGDWNREHVWAKSHGDFGTTNGPGTDIHHLRPTDVQVNSTRGNLDFANGGSAVTNCSDCKRSANSFEPPDRVKGDVARMLFYMAVRYENGDRVDLELNDLLNNGSNPYHGKLSVLLEWNEQDPVDAFEMNRNNVIYSIQENRNPFIDHPEWANQIFRTAN, encoded by the coding sequence TTGAATAATAAATTCATGAAAAAAGTTTCTTTGTTCCTGATTTTTGTTTTGTCGCTGAACATACTGCTGCCAAGCTCAGTATCTTTGGCTGAAACCAAAAAAACAGAAACCTTTGATAATCTTGGCCTTACCGGGTCAAGCTATGTTGATGGAAGCTTTGTTGGCGTAGATGGAATCACCTGGACCTATACTGGCGCAAGAAATCAGGATACTTATGGTATTGACGGAACAGGGATTATGTTCAGAGATCCGGGCAAAGCAGTTGAATCATCTTCAATTAGTGGCGGAATCAGCAGTATTTCCATTGATCTGAAAAAAGCATTCACAAGTACTGCTGACCGTCAGGTGGAAGTCTTCATAAATGGACAATCCATTGGTAAATCAGAAGCCTTCAGTGACGATGCTGTTCATACATTCACAGTCAATAACCTGAATGTTGCAGGACCTTTCACGATTAAAGTAGCTAATGCTGCTACAAAACAGGTAGTCGTTGATAATATCTCATGGACAAGCAATGAAGCGGGAGCAACTAAAACAGCAGGAGTTGAAGCAAGTGTTGCACCAGGTGCTGTTGCTGCGGGAACAGAAGTGGCTTTGACTTCTGCAACAGCAGATTCAACGATCTACTATACAACTGATGGTTCAGCCCCAACCACATCAAGCAGCACATACACAGACCCAATCACCATCAATGAAAACACAACAATCAAAGCCTTTGCTTCTGCATCTGAATTAGAAGACAGCGAGATTGCAAGCTTTGAATATACGATTCTTTCTGCTAAATCAATAGCTGAAGTAAGAGCGATGCAGCAGGGGACAAATGTCATGACCACTGGAATCGTTACAGCGGTTCTTGGAAGTGCAACTTATATCCAGGATGAAACGGCAGGAATTGTCCTTTATGGGGCAAACCTTGGCGTCAACCCTGGTGACCGTGTCCAGGCATCCGGAGAGCTTACTGAGTACAGCTCACTTTTAGAAATCAATGTAAAGCCTAGTGATGTTAAGGTACTAAGTAAAGAAGAAGTTCCTGCAGCGGCAGAAGTAAAGGCTGCAGACTTCAATGAAGACATTGAGTCGACTCTTGTAACATTAACAGATGTGTCTGTAGGATCCTTCTCAGGAGGGAACTACACTGCAACGGATGCTGACGGAGTTACTTTCCAGATTCGTCCATCGGATAGCTCATTATTGGCAGTGAATACAACCTATGATTCTATTACCGGTGTATTGAGCGCTTATAATAATGCATTCCAGCTGATCCCCCGCAATGCCGGCGATATCATCCTTGATTCCAGCAAGGTGCAGGCAGTGGTAGCAAATCCGGCTTCCGGCCTTGTAAATGAGGGAGATGCAGTAACACTGACAACGGGTACAGAAGGCGCAGCCATTTATTACACGACGGATGGCTCGAACCCTGATGAAAACAGCACTGTATACAGTGGACCAATTACCATCTCAGAAGCGACTACTATTAAAGCAGTTGCCGTGAAAAGCGGGATGACTGACAGTGATGTAGCGGTTTTCAATTATGCAATCCAGAAAGAGGAAATCCGCATCCATGATATCCAGGGAGAAGGACATTACTCTTTATATCAGGACTCAAACGTCAATAATATAGAAGGTATCGTTACCAAAGTAGTAGATTCAAGAAACTTCTATATGCAAGATCCGCAGCCGGATGATAATGATAAGACGGCTGAAGGTATCCTTGTTTACAGAAGCAACCATGGTCTTACAGTAGGCAATAAAGTTAAGGTCAGCGGAACTGTTAAGGAATATGTCCTTGACGGCTATGCAGAAAAAGCACAAACGGATCTGCCTGTAACAGAAATCAGTGCGTCTGCAATTGAAGTGACAGAAGCGGAAGCAGAGCTTCCTGCGCCGGTCATCCTTGGTGTAGACCGCCAGATTCCAACTGAAATCATTGATAATGACGGATTTGCAGAATTTGATCCGGAAGAAGACGGTATCGACTTCTGGGAAAGCCTTGAAGGCATGCTGGTTGAAGTAAACAGCCCTAAGGTTGTAGCTCCTCAGAAGTATGGTGAGCTTGTAGTTGTTCCAGGCAGCTATGAAACAAACACTGACAATGGCGGCCTTCGCATTACAGAAGAAGACATGAACCCTGAAAGAGTGACTCTTCTGATTGATGATGAAAGCTTTGTTGCCAAAATGGGCGACCATTTTAACGGGTCTGTCCAGGGTGTAGTCAGCTATGGATTCAGCAACTATAAAGTATTGACAGACAAAACTGATCTGCCTGAATTTGTAGAAGCTGACATCGAGCGTGAAACTACTTCTCTTACAAAAGAAGAAGACAAGCTGACAATTGCTTCTTATAATGTAGAGAACTTCTCGCCTGCAGTATCTGCTGATAAGATTGAACGTTTGGCAAGAGCTGTAGTCGAAAACCTGAAACGGCCGGATATCATCGGCTTGACTGAAGTACAGGACAACAACGGTGAAACAAATGATGGCACAACAGATGCGACAGAAAGCTTTAATGTACTGGCCGCGAAAATCAAGGAGCTTGGCGGTCCGCAGTATTCTTATACTGACATTGCACCTGTAAACAATCAGGACGGCGGGGCACCAGGCGGAAACATCCGTGTTGGCTTCCTATATAATGCAGAGCGAGTATCTCTTACAGAAGGAGCTCCAAAAGGAACTTCCACTCAATCTGTCGGCTTTGAAAACGGCAAGCTTACACTGAATCCCGGCCGGATTGATCCGACAAACGAAGCATATAAATCAAGCCGCAAGCCGCTTGCAGCACAGTTTGAGTTCAAAGGTGAAAGTGTAATTGTTGTTGCTAATCACTTTAACTCCAAAGGCGGAGACCAGCCACTATTCGGCAAGGTACAGCCTCCAGTGCTTGGCAGTGAAGTGCAGCGCATGAAGATTGCCAATATCGTCAATGGTTTTGTGAAGGATGTTAAAGCAGAAGATCCAAATGCTAACATCGTTCTGCTAGGTGACTTCAATGACTTTGAATTCTCAAATCCATTGAAGGCTCTTAAAGGTCAAGAACTGACTAACATGATTGAACAAGTCCCGGCAGAAGAGCGCTATTCATACTCTTACCAGGGCAATGCCCAGGTTCTTGACCATATCCTGGTATCCAATAATCTGGCAGCTGCAACAGCTGTGGACATCGTCCACATCAACTCCGGCTTCATGGAAGAGCATGGCCGTGCAAGTGACCATGACCCTGTATTAATCCAGACAGCTCTTCAGCCGAAGGCAGAGCCAGTGTATGACAAAGTGTATAATCTTTCAGGCTTCTCTACTAAGAAGCTGACAGTTTCAGCACACAATTCTCTTGTTAACATGGATGCTTCTTCTGTCATCCGTGAAGGAATCGTTCTGAAAACGTCTGTAACCCTTAAAGGTGCAGGCCTTAAAACCACGAAGGTCATTATCAGCCCTGCCCAGAGCGGTGCAATCATTGACTTAAGCGGTGCAGAGGTGCAAGAAGTAGTCATCGACAATAGCAATGTAAAAGATATCCGCGGTGCTGAAAACGTTCAGAAATGGACAGTTACAGACGGCGTCGATACATCGAATATCAAGTTCACTAATGTGAAAGGGGAAGCTATTGCTTCTCCTTTTCACCCTGTAGAAAACGGGGCTCCGGCAGCCAGTGCAATCAGCAATCAAACTGTTCAAGTAAACAAATCTTTAACAATTGATTTGAGCAATTATTTTACTGACCCGGACGGGGATGAGCTCACCTATACATCCACAAGGGGAAATGTATTCGGCAGCACGCTTACCTTCCTTGAGTCTGAGGAAGGCACGTATCAGGTAACAGTTAAAGCCACTGATGGCGATAAAGAAGCTCAGCTTACTTTTCAATTAACTGTTACAGGAGAACAGACTGAACAGCCGGTTGATTCCTATTATACCGCTGCTGCAGGCAAGACAGGCAGTGAGCTGAAGGCTGCTCTGCACGATATTATCAAGACTCATAAAGTTCTTTCTTACAGCCAGGTATGGGATGCGTTGAAAGAAACAGATGAGGATCCAAACAACCCGAACAACGTCATTCTTCTTTATTCCGGCCTTTCCCGATCTAAAGACAGAAACGGCGGGAATGTCGGCGATTGGAACCGGGAGCATGTCTGGGCCAAGTCCCATGGCGATTTCGGTACAACCAATGGACCGGGAACAGATATCCACCATCTCCGCCCAACAGATGTCCAGGTCAACAGCACGCGCGGTAATTTGGACTTTGCCAATGGCGGCAGTGCTGTAACGAACTGCAGCGATTGCAAAAGGAGCGCCAATTCCTTTGAGCCGCCTGACCGCGTAAAAGGCGATGTAGCGCGAATGCTCTTTTATATGGCAGTCCGCTACGAAAATGGAGACAGGGTGGATCTTGAGCTGAATGACCTGCTTAACAACGGCTCGAATCCTTACCATGGCAAGCTGTCTGTCCTGCTCGAGTGGAATGAACAGGATCCTGTTGATGCGTTTGAAATGAACCGCAATAACGTCATCTACAGTATCCAGGAAAACCGCAATCCGTTCATCGACCATCCTGAGTGGGCCAATCAGATTTTCAGAACAGCCAATTAA
- a CDS encoding tyrosine-protein phosphatase, producing MIDIHCHILPGVDDGAKDMSETIEMARQAVSEGIHTIIATPHHRNESYDNTKVEIQNKVSLVNDVLKQEKIGLEILAGQETRINGDLLADLDKGEILPLANSPYVFIELPSGHVPRYTEQLLYDLQMKDLTPVIVHPERNAEIMERPDVLYQLVKKGSLTQVTAASLCGYFGKKIKGFSHQLIEANLTHFIASDAHNTTKRGFKMAEAFAEIDSRYGVDTVFLFTENAELLVQGQNVIKEIPSRVKKKKFMGLF from the coding sequence ATGATTGATATCCATTGTCATATATTGCCCGGAGTTGATGACGGAGCCAAGGATATGAGTGAAACGATAGAAATGGCCAGGCAGGCTGTTTCAGAAGGGATTCATACAATCATTGCGACACCCCATCATAGAAATGAAAGCTACGATAATACTAAAGTAGAGATACAGAATAAAGTTTCTCTAGTGAATGATGTACTGAAGCAGGAAAAAATCGGCCTTGAAATTCTGGCCGGACAGGAAACCCGGATTAATGGGGATCTGCTGGCTGACCTGGATAAAGGGGAAATCCTTCCCCTTGCCAATTCGCCTTATGTATTCATTGAATTGCCAAGCGGGCATGTACCGCGCTACACAGAGCAGCTCTTATATGATCTGCAGATGAAAGACCTGACACCGGTCATTGTGCATCCAGAGCGCAATGCTGAAATCATGGAACGTCCTGACGTGTTATACCAATTGGTCAAAAAAGGGTCATTAACACAAGTGACAGCTGCCAGCTTATGCGGGTACTTCGGGAAGAAGATCAAAGGCTTTTCCCATCAGCTGATTGAAGCCAATCTGACGCACTTTATCGCTTCAGATGCCCATAACACCACAAAGCGGGGCTTCAAAATGGCGGAGGCTTTCGCTGAGATTGACAGCAGATACGGTGTTGATACGGTCTTCTTATTTACAGAGAATGCAGAGCTCCTTGTTCAGGGGCAGAACGTAATTAAAGAAATACCCAGCCGGGTTAAAAAGAAGAAGTTCATGGGTCTGTTCTAA
- a CDS encoding CpsD/CapB family tyrosine-protein kinase: protein MLFKNKPKASVNDSRRKLVAAYNTKSPIAEQYRTVRTNIQFSSVDQDVRSILVTSSGPGEGKSTTVANLAVVFAQQNKRVLLVDADLRKPTAHYTFNLTNNNGLTNVLTKSSSLLKAVKETAIENLSVLTSGPIPPNPAELLGSQAMEEFLVNVQKEFDVVLFDTPPILAVADAQILANKVEGTMLVISSGYTEMEQAEKATELLRTSKGKLLGAVLNQKKLQDSHYYYYYGGK, encoded by the coding sequence ATGCTGTTTAAGAATAAGCCGAAAGCATCTGTGAATGACAGCAGGAGAAAGCTGGTGGCAGCTTATAACACAAAATCTCCGATTGCCGAGCAGTACAGGACCGTAAGAACCAATATTCAATTCTCATCCGTTGATCAGGATGTCCGTTCCATCCTGGTGACTTCATCCGGTCCGGGGGAAGGGAAGTCCACAACAGTGGCCAATCTTGCTGTCGTGTTTGCACAGCAGAACAAGCGGGTGCTGCTCGTTGATGCCGACCTGCGGAAGCCGACTGCCCATTATACCTTCAACCTGACCAACAACAACGGCCTGACAAATGTATTGACGAAAAGCTCCAGTCTGTTAAAAGCTGTTAAAGAAACAGCGATTGAAAATCTTTCTGTGCTGACAAGCGGACCGATTCCGCCAAACCCTGCTGAACTACTTGGTTCACAGGCGATGGAAGAATTCCTGGTAAATGTCCAGAAGGAATTTGATGTCGTCCTATTCGATACTCCGCCGATTCTTGCTGTAGCTGATGCCCAGATCCTGGCTAACAAGGTAGAGGGCACCATGCTCGTGATCAGCAGCGGCTACACAGAAATGGAACAGGCAGAAAAAGCGACAGAGCTTCTCCGAACATCCAAGGGCAAGCTGCTTGGAGCGGTGCTGAATCAGAAAAAGCTTCAGGATTCGCATTACTATTACTACTATGGCGGAAAATAA